A window of Sebastes umbrosus isolate fSebUmb1 chromosome 3, fSebUmb1.pri, whole genome shotgun sequence contains these coding sequences:
- the LOC119485090 gene encoding RAD52 motif-containing protein 1-like: MEVDILEFKVPVENNKTLFVWDIQPSHTETQIYDGLSRVFSSFGPLYLLKVCPNAPLNPPGFYALIKFYSAAQASKAQRQTDGRPLLQSSPLKVRLSSKQTPHFLSDNSRPLSHARCLELANHCLGFNGWTSDIITLKELTNEEEDEEGEEEEGGGRRRRLRFGCLLQLSFPHHGQTTRAAAVVEDSFTCTGPDVLLQKRCKLQKMVREKALVQAFTAVLLILLGDGKVMVEVKQTSDQLLPEQTEGLL, encoded by the exons ATGGAGGTGGACATCCTGGAGTTCAAGGTTCCTGTGGAGAACAACAAGACTCTGTTTGTATGGGACATCCAGCCGTCTCACACAGAGACCCAAATCTAC GACGGGTTGTCCCGCGTCTTCTCGTCCTTCGGTCCTCTCTACCTGCTGAAGGTGTGTCCCAACGCTCCGCTCAACCCGCCCGGGTTCTACGCCCTCATCAAGTTCTACTCTGCTGCTCAGGCCTCAAAGGCCCAACGGCAGACTGACGGCCGGCCGCTGCTCCAGAGCTCTCCACTCAAG gTGAGGCTGAGCTCCAAACAGActcctcacttcctgtctgacaACAGCAGACCTCTGAGCCACGCCCGCTGCCTGGAACTGGCCAATCACTGCCTGGGATTCAACGGCTGgacctctgacatcatcaca CTGAAGGAGCTCACCaacgaagaagaagatgaggaaggtgaggaggaggaaggtggaggCAGACGGAGGAGGCTGAGGTTCGGCTGTCTGCTGCAGCTCTCCTTCCCTCATCACGGACAGACgaccagagcagcagcagtggtggagGACAGCTTCACCTGCACAG GTCCAGATGTTCTGCTACAGAAACGCTGTAAACTACAGAAGATGGTCAGAGAGAAAGCTCTGGTCCAGGCCTTCACTGCAGTACTACTCATACTACTAG gTGACGGTAAAGTGATGGTGGAGGTGAAACAGACCTCAGACCAGCTCCTACCTGAGCAGACTGAAGGACTCCTCTAG